A window of Methanolobus sediminis contains these coding sequences:
- a CDS encoding mechanosensitive ion channel family protein, which yields MADILSIPEWATWKLVNLLVVITIILLTIFLARFVDRLLIRQFNIVSKKMNVDLTSYRVVRHTMVAAIYLIGIMIVVNLIPSLETLSITLFASAGFAGIVLGLAAQSTLSNIISGISLAAFRPFRVGDLVTIKDEYGRITDITLRHTVVRTWDNRRLIIPNSVISEDAIINWSIEDPTVNWPIDIGVSYDADIDKARQIMICEARKHANSMTFSQIKKYHPDMKKDEVVTVRVRELGDFAVILRLLIWVDDRDIAYDTGCDIREAIKKRFDAEGIEIPFPYRTIVYKKDLQAEVSAIEEESVSV from the coding sequence ATGGCTGATATCTTATCAATACCAGAATGGGCAACATGGAAACTTGTTAACCTGCTAGTTGTTATCACAATTATATTACTTACTATTTTTCTTGCAAGATTCGTTGACAGATTACTTATAAGGCAATTCAACATCGTAAGCAAAAAAATGAATGTCGATCTTACAAGTTACAGGGTTGTAAGGCACACTATGGTTGCTGCGATATATCTCATTGGCATAATGATTGTCGTTAACCTTATACCCTCACTTGAGACTCTTTCCATTACTCTTTTTGCCAGTGCAGGTTTTGCAGGTATTGTTCTTGGTCTTGCAGCACAGAGTACACTGTCAAATATCATTTCCGGTATTTCTCTGGCAGCATTCAGGCCTTTCAGAGTGGGAGACCTAGTAACAATCAAGGATGAATACGGACGGATCACTGATATCACACTCAGGCATACAGTGGTCAGAACATGGGATAATAGAAGGCTCATTATTCCTAACAGCGTGATAAGTGAAGATGCAATAATCAACTGGTCCATCGAAGATCCAACGGTCAACTGGCCAATTGACATCGGTGTGAGTTATGACGCGGATATTGATAAGGCAAGGCAGATAATGATATGTGAGGCCAGAAAACACGCAAACTCCATGACTTTCAGCCAGATCAAGAAATATCACCCTGATATGAAGAAAGATGAAGTCGTTACTGTTCGTGTGAGGGAACTTGGAGATTTTGCGGTTATTCTCAGGCTACTTATCTGGGTCGATGACAGGGATATTGCCTATGATACCGGATGCGACATCAGGGAAGCAATCAAAAAGAGATTCGATGCCGAAGGAATTGAAATACCATTCCCATACCGTACCATTGTGTACAAGAAGGATCTGCAGGCAGAAGTCTCTGCAATAGAGGAAGAATCAGTATCTGTATGA
- a CDS encoding TrpB-like pyridoxal phosphate-dependent enzyme, whose protein sequence is MEHTKILLDENEMPKQWYNILADLPVEPPLNPATNEPMNPADLEPIFAKELINQEISSKKYIDIPEEIREIYTLWRPSPLHRAHRLEKALGTPAKIYYKNESVSPAGSHKPNTAIAQAYYNMKEGTERITTETGAGQWGSALSLCCNYFDIECKVYMVSSSFYQKPYRKSLINLWGAKVVPSPSPDTQFGRKIREMYPDTTGSLGIAISEAIEDAALNDNTKYALGSVLNHTSLHQTVVGLETQAQFDKTEDYPDIVIGCCGGGSNLAGVSLPYIRDNLAGHTNTRFIAVEPSACPTLTCGEFKYDFGDMAQMTPLLKMYTLGSEFIPPAIHAGGLRYHGASPIISKLVADGIMEATSYHQVEVFDAAVQFARTEGIAPAPESSHAIKCAIDEALKCKETGEEKTILFNLSGHGHFDMASYDKYFSGELTNE, encoded by the coding sequence ATGGAGCATACTAAGATATTACTTGACGAAAATGAAATGCCGAAACAGTGGTATAACATACTTGCAGACCTGCCTGTTGAACCACCACTGAACCCTGCAACCAATGAGCCAATGAATCCTGCAGATCTTGAGCCTATATTTGCAAAGGAACTCATCAATCAGGAGATCAGCTCCAAAAAATACATTGACATTCCAGAAGAGATAAGGGAAATATACACACTCTGGAGACCATCACCTCTGCACCGGGCACACAGGCTTGAAAAAGCTCTTGGAACACCTGCAAAGATATACTACAAGAATGAAAGTGTCAGTCCTGCAGGAAGCCACAAGCCAAACACTGCGATCGCACAGGCGTACTACAACATGAAAGAAGGCACCGAAAGGATCACAACTGAAACCGGTGCAGGCCAGTGGGGTAGTGCATTATCACTTTGCTGTAACTATTTTGACATTGAATGTAAGGTCTACATGGTAAGCTCAAGCTTCTACCAGAAACCGTACAGAAAGTCACTTATCAATCTCTGGGGAGCAAAAGTAGTTCCATCCCCAAGTCCGGACACACAGTTTGGAAGAAAGATCCGTGAAATGTACCCTGACACAACAGGAAGTCTTGGAATAGCCATTAGTGAAGCTATCGAGGATGCAGCACTTAATGACAACACCAAATATGCTCTCGGTAGTGTCCTTAACCACACCAGTCTGCATCAGACAGTAGTCGGTCTTGAGACCCAGGCGCAGTTTGACAAGACAGAGGATTATCCTGACATAGTTATCGGATGCTGTGGTGGTGGAAGTAACCTCGCTGGTGTAAGTCTGCCATACATCAGGGACAACCTTGCAGGTCACACTAACACAAGGTTTATTGCAGTCGAGCCATCTGCGTGTCCAACTCTCACCTGTGGAGAGTTCAAGTATGACTTCGGTGACATGGCACAGATGACACCTCTCCTTAAGATGTACACACTCGGTTCTGAATTTATACCACCTGCAATCCATGCAGGAGGTCTCAGGTATCACGGTGCATCACCAATCATCAGTAAGCTTGTAGCAGACGGAATCATGGAAGCAACCTCATACCATCAGGTAGAGGTATTCGATGCAGCAGTTCAATTTGCACGTACTGAAGGAATTGCTCCTGCACCAGAGTCATCACATGCTATCAAATGTGCAATTGATGAAGCACTCAAATGCAAGGAGACAGGCGAAGAGAAGACCATCCTGTTCAACCTCAGTGGTCACGGTCACTTCGATATGGCTTCCTATGACAAGTACTTCAGCGGCGAGCTGACTAACGAGTGA